In Astyanax mexicanus isolate ESR-SI-001 chromosome 17, AstMex3_surface, whole genome shotgun sequence, a single window of DNA contains:
- the LOC103028051 gene encoding LOW QUALITY PROTEIN: serine/threonine-protein phosphatase with EF-hands 2 (The sequence of the model RefSeq protein was modified relative to this genomic sequence to represent the inferred CDS: substituted 1 base at 1 genomic stop codon) yields MRAALLIQRWYRQYVARLEMRRRCTWNIFQSIEYSGEQDQIKLYNFFGFLMDHFTPASSERNLISHIFRESEVFQDAEWEPYFCYKSIDVPDMYTGPHLTFPLTVNIITELVEAFKHKQXHLHARYVLQLLGETWRLLRILPNINEVSTFHSKEITICGDLHGQLEDLLLVFYKNGLPSVETPYVFNGDFVDRGKDSIEILLILFAFQLVYPNDVHLNRGNHEDHIVNLRYGFTKEVLGKYRVHGKKILKLLQKIFSWLPLATVIDQKVLILHGGISDTTDLKLIAKLERNRYVSALRPPKRPQALSSSDGNARFSGGDWDQYSLVGRRRVRSLTHSNPASSRRELQRRSLQNYSTRTGHNVEEELRERRRWAGLSASCERIHDLPSSDSDPDSGEVLETDAEEWKQIVDMLWSDPMSQDGCIPNEVRGGGCYWGPDITEDVLNRHNLRLLIRSHECKQDGYEFCHNRRVLTIFSASNYYEVGSNRGAYIRLGPDLNPHVVQYQASRSTRELTLRQSVGRTERSALRALREQVFAHKSDLTSAYEEFDPEHTGVISMKHWAVATETVLQLGLPWRVLREQLVGDSTQDGIINYNDWFRELALMDPNTELAHTGLLETMYRHHSNLETIFRIIDTDHSGLISFEEFRQTWKLLSSHLKMEISDKAISDLALSIDFNKDGSIDINEFMEAFRLVDCSHAQILISMNGGTSPDPPQPSSPS; encoded by the exons ATGCGAGCGGCGCTGCTGATCCAGCGCTGGTATCGGCAGTATGTGGCCCGGCTGGAGATGAGGCGACGCTGCACCTGGAACATCTTCCAATCCATAGAGTACTCAGGAGAACAGGACCAGATCAAG CTGTATAATTTCTTTGGTTTTCTCATGGATCACTTCACTCCAGCAAGCAGTGAAA GAAACCTGATCTCCCATATATTCAGAGAGAGCGAGGTGTTCCAGGATGCAGAATGGGAGCCGTACTTCTGCTACAAGAGCATCGATGTGCCAGACATGTACACCGGACCTCATCTCACCTTCCCCCTGACTGTTAACATCATCACTGAGCTGGTCGAGGCCTTCAAACACAAACAA TAGCATCTCCATGCACGATACGTCCTTCAGCTCCTCGGGGAAACCTGGAGACTCCTGAGGATTCTCCCAAACATCAACGAGGTCTCCACCTTCCACAGCAAGGAGATCACCATCTGCG GAGATCTACATGGCCAGCTTGAAGATCTCCTACTGGTGTTTTATAAA AACGGTCTGCCCTCGGTGGAGACTCCGTACGTCTTTAACGGAGACTTTGTGGATCGAGGGAAAGACTCCATCGAGATTCTGCTGATCCTGTTTGCTTTCCAGTTGGTCTACCCCAATGATGTTCATCTCAACAGGGGGAACCACGAAGACCACATTGTGAACCTGAG GTATGGCTTCACTAAGGAGGTTCTTGGGAAGTACAGG GTTCACGGGAAGAAGATACTGAAGCTGCTTCAGAAGATCTTTAGCTGGTTGCCCCTGGCAACAGTGATAGATCAGAAAGTGCTGATTCTGCACGGCGGAATCTCCGACACCACGGACCTCAAACTCATCGCCAAACTGGAAAGAAACCGA TACGTCTCCGCCCTCAGGCCACCAAAGCGCCCGCAGGCTCTGAGTTCTAGCGATGGTAATGCTCGGTTCTCAGGTGGAGACTGGGATCAGTACAGCCTCGTCGGCCGGAGGCGGGTCCGCTCTCTGACCCACAGTAACCCTGCGTCCTCCCGCCGCGAGCTCCAGCGCCGCTCCCTGCAGAACTACAGCACCCGCACCGGACACAACGTGGAGGAGGAGCTCCGAGAGAGGAGGAGGTGGGCGGGGCTCAGCGCTTCCTGCGAGAGAATCCACGACCTGCCGTCCTCAGACTCCGACCCCGACTCTGGGGAGGTTCTGGAGACGGACGCTGAGGAGTGGAAGCAG ATAGTGGACATGCTGTGGAGTGACCCGATGTCTCAGGACGGCTGCATCCCGAATGAGGTGCGGGGCGGGGGGTGTTACTGGGGGCCGGACATCACAGAGGACGTCCTGAACCGACACAACCTGCGGCTACTCATCCGATCTCACGAGTGTAAACAAGACGGATACGAGTTCTGCCACAATCGCAGG GTTCTCACCATCTTCTCCGCATCCAACTACTACGAGGTGGGCAGTAACAGAGGAGCTTACATCAGACTGGGGCCGGACCTCAACCCACACGTCGTCCAGTACCAGGCCAGCAGATCCACCAGAGAGCTCACACTGAGACAGAG tgttggtcGGACGGAGCGCTCTGCTTTACGAGCTCTGAGGGAACAGGTTTTTGCACACAAGTCTGACCTCACCAGTGCCTACGAGGAGTTTGACCCAGAGCACACAG GAGTGATCTCTATGAAGCACTGGGCCGTGGCCACAGAGACGGTCCTGCAGCTGGGTCTGCCCTGGAGAGTCCTGCGGGAGCAGCTGGTGGGCGACAGCACGCAGGACGGCATAATCAACTACAACGACTGGTTCAGAGAACTCGCCCTCATGGACCCGAACACTGAG CTGGCTCACACAGGGCTCCTGGAGACCATGTACAGACACCACTCCAACCTGGAGACCATCTTCAGAATAATAGACACGGATCACTCCG GACTGATCTCGTTTGAGGAGTTCAGGCAGACGTGGAAGCTGCTGAGTTCTCACCTGAAGATGGAGATCAGTGATAAGGCTATCTCAGACCTGGCGCTCAGCATCGACTTTAATAAGGACGGGAGCATCGATATCAACGAGTTTATGGAGGCCTTCAGGCTGGTGGACTGTTCTCACGCCCAGATACTGATCAGCATGAACGGAGGGACGTCCCCCGACCCCCCACAGCCCAGCAGCCCCTCATAG
- the nup54 gene encoding nucleoporin p54 isoform X6, with amino-acid sequence MAFNFGGGSSSAAPAFGVPTTTAAPTGFGFGSTTTGAGGLFGNTQNKGFGFSSGLGAASGAGTGFGGLGGGGLGFGSFNLQPAQPQQGGLFGQQAQAPAQSNQLINTASALSAPTLLNDERDAILAKWNQLQAFWGTGKGYFNNNIPPVDFTQENPFCRFKAVGFSCIPSSKDEDGLVALALNKKEPDVRNLQQQLVESLHKILGGNPTLAVNVEGVKALPDDQTEVIIYIVERSPNGTSKRVPATTLFNYVEQSNVKSQLQQLGVVMSVTRTALSQTQLKQLLQNAPAGVDPIIWEQAKVDNPDPEKLIPVPMVGFKELLRRLKIQEQMTKQHQTRVDIISNDISELQKNQATTVAKIAQYKRKLMDLSHRVLQVLIRQEIQRKSGYAIQVDEEHLRVQLDTIQSELNAPTQFKGRLNELMSQIRMQNHYGAVRAEEKYSVDTDLLREIRQHLKQQQEGLSHLISVIKDDMEDIKIIEQGLHDSVHVRAGKLS; translated from the exons GTGCTGGTGGTCTGTTTGGTAACACTCAGAATAAGGGCTTTGGGTTCTCCTCTGGTCTGGGAGCAGCATCTGGTGCTGGAACTGGGTTTGGAGGACTGGGAGGTGGAGGCCTGGGTTTCGGCAGCTTTAACCTCCAGCCTGCGCAGCCTCAGCAGG GAGGTCTGTTTGGTCAGCAGGCTCAGGCCCCGGCCCAGTCTAACCAGCTGATCAACACCGCCAGCGCCCTCTCCGCCCCCACGCTGCTCAACGACGAGCGCGACGCCATCCTCGCCAAGTGGAACCAGCTGCAGGCCTTCTGGGGAACCGGCAAAGGTTACTTCAATAACAACATCCCGCCTGTGGATTTCACCCAGGAGAACCCCTTCTGCCGTTTCAAG GCGGTGGGTTTCAGCTGTATCCCGAGCAGTAAGGATGAGGACGGGCTGGTGGCTCTCGCTCTGAATAAGAAAGAGCCAGATGTGCGCAATCTGCAGCAGCAGCTGGTGGAGTCGCTTCACAAAATCCTGGGAGGAAACCCCACCCTTGCTGTCAACGTGGAGGGGGTCAAAGCTCTACCGGATGACCA aaCGGAGGTAATAATCTACATAGTAGAACGTTCCCCCAACGGCACATCGAAGCGAGTTCCAGCCACCACCCTGTTTAACTACGTGGAGCAGAGCAACGTGAAGAGTCAGCTCCAGCAGCTGGGTGTGGTGATGAGCGTCACCCGCACCGCTCTgtctcaaactcagctcaaacagCTCCTGCAGAACGCTCCTGCAG GAGTGGATCCCATCATTTGGGAGCAGGCTAAAGTGGACAACCCGGACCCAGAAAA GCTGATCCCAGTGCCCATGGTTGGGTTTAAGGAGCTGCTCCGAAGGTTAAAGATTCAGGAACAGATGACCAAACAGCACCAGACGAGAGTAGAC ATTATCTCCAATGACATCAGTGAGCTCCAGAAGAACCAGGCCACCACCGTGGCGAAGATCGCTCAGTACAAGAGGAAGCTGATGGATCTGTCACATCGAGTTCTGCAG GTGCTGATAAGGCAGGAGATACAGAGGAAGAGCGGTTACGCTATTCAGGTGGATGAAGAGCATCTCAGGGTGCAGCTGGACACAATTCAGTCTGAGCTTAATGCTCCAACACAGTTTAAG GGTCGGCTGAATGAGCTGATGTCTCAGATCCGGATGCAAAATCATTACGGTGCGGTTCGAGCAGAGGAGAAATACAGCGTAGATACAGACCTGCTCAGAGAGATCAGACAG CAtctgaagcagcagcaggagggtCTGAGTCACCTGATCAGTGTGATCAAAGACGACATGGAGGACATCAAGATCATAGAGCAGGGTCTGCACGACAGCGTGCACGTCAGAGCCGGGAAACTCAGCTGA
- the nup54 gene encoding nucleoporin p54 isoform X5: MAFNFGGGSSSAAPAFGVPTTTAAPTGFGFGSTTTGAFGGFGTTTTSAAAGSTFSFSTPSNTGAGGLFGNTQNKGFGFSSGLGAASGAGTGFGGLGGGGLGFGSFNLQPAQPQQGGLFGQQAQAPAQSNQLINTASALSAPTLLNDERDAILAKWNQLQAFWGTGKGYFNNNIPPVDFTQENPFCRFKAVGFSCIPSSKDEDGLVALALNKKEPDVRNLQQQLVESLHKILGGNPTLAVNVEGVKALPDDQTEVIIYIVERSPNGTSKRVPATTLFNYVEQSNVKSQLQQLGVVMSVTRTALSQTQLKQLLQNAPAGVDPIIWEQAKVDNPDPEKLIPVPMVGFKELLRRLKIQEQMTKQHQTRVDIISNDISELQKNQATTVAKIAQYKRKLMDLSHRVLQVLIRQEIQRKSGYAIQVDEEHLRVQLDTIQSELNAPTQFKGRLNELMSQIRMQNHYGAVRAEEKYSVDTDLLREIRQHLKQQQEGLSHLISVIKDDMEDIKIIEQGLHDSVHVRAGKLS, translated from the exons GTGCTTTCGGAGGCTTTGGCACCACCACTACTTCAGCAGCTGCTGGCTCCACCTTTAGCTTCTCCACCCCTTCAAACACAG GTGCTGGTGGTCTGTTTGGTAACACTCAGAATAAGGGCTTTGGGTTCTCCTCTGGTCTGGGAGCAGCATCTGGTGCTGGAACTGGGTTTGGAGGACTGGGAGGTGGAGGCCTGGGTTTCGGCAGCTTTAACCTCCAGCCTGCGCAGCCTCAGCAGG GAGGTCTGTTTGGTCAGCAGGCTCAGGCCCCGGCCCAGTCTAACCAGCTGATCAACACCGCCAGCGCCCTCTCCGCCCCCACGCTGCTCAACGACGAGCGCGACGCCATCCTCGCCAAGTGGAACCAGCTGCAGGCCTTCTGGGGAACCGGCAAAGGTTACTTCAATAACAACATCCCGCCTGTGGATTTCACCCAGGAGAACCCCTTCTGCCGTTTCAAG GCGGTGGGTTTCAGCTGTATCCCGAGCAGTAAGGATGAGGACGGGCTGGTGGCTCTCGCTCTGAATAAGAAAGAGCCAGATGTGCGCAATCTGCAGCAGCAGCTGGTGGAGTCGCTTCACAAAATCCTGGGAGGAAACCCCACCCTTGCTGTCAACGTGGAGGGGGTCAAAGCTCTACCGGATGACCA aaCGGAGGTAATAATCTACATAGTAGAACGTTCCCCCAACGGCACATCGAAGCGAGTTCCAGCCACCACCCTGTTTAACTACGTGGAGCAGAGCAACGTGAAGAGTCAGCTCCAGCAGCTGGGTGTGGTGATGAGCGTCACCCGCACCGCTCTgtctcaaactcagctcaaacagCTCCTGCAGAACGCTCCTGCAG GAGTGGATCCCATCATTTGGGAGCAGGCTAAAGTGGACAACCCGGACCCAGAAAA GCTGATCCCAGTGCCCATGGTTGGGTTTAAGGAGCTGCTCCGAAGGTTAAAGATTCAGGAACAGATGACCAAACAGCACCAGACGAGAGTAGAC ATTATCTCCAATGACATCAGTGAGCTCCAGAAGAACCAGGCCACCACCGTGGCGAAGATCGCTCAGTACAAGAGGAAGCTGATGGATCTGTCACATCGAGTTCTGCAG GTGCTGATAAGGCAGGAGATACAGAGGAAGAGCGGTTACGCTATTCAGGTGGATGAAGAGCATCTCAGGGTGCAGCTGGACACAATTCAGTCTGAGCTTAATGCTCCAACACAGTTTAAG GGTCGGCTGAATGAGCTGATGTCTCAGATCCGGATGCAAAATCATTACGGTGCGGTTCGAGCAGAGGAGAAATACAGCGTAGATACAGACCTGCTCAGAGAGATCAGACAG CAtctgaagcagcagcaggagggtCTGAGTCACCTGATCAGTGTGATCAAAGACGACATGGAGGACATCAAGATCATAGAGCAGGGTCTGCACGACAGCGTGCACGTCAGAGCCGGGAAACTCAGCTGA